The DNA sequence ATGCTTAATCTCTATTACCCCCTTTCTTAATTTATCCAATTTCTCCCTTCATCCTGGAATAAACTTAGCTTCACTATTGATAGGGTGATTAAGAGATGGGTGAAGGATACAGTTACATTTCACAATAAAGAAAACCTTAATAAAAGGAAGAAGTTAGAACATGTCTATGGTTGTGGCAAGATAGATACTGTAGTTGATCAGGAGAAAGTATTAGACTGGGGTGGAAAGAAGAGAGCGaaaaaagggtttttttttttccttttttttttgggggggggggggtttgaTATGGAAGATTGATTGATTTCACGACAAACATTTGAAAGGAGTATGCATGGTGAATATAATAGAGAAgggaaaattttaatttgaaaaagattttgtcCCCGTGTATTattgtcttttttttatatatatgagatgctttattgcttttgatttGGTTCTGAAGATGGTACACTACTCTGTAGGAAACACTAAGAGTCAAGGATGAAGAGCTGCAGAATCTGGCCCGTGACCTTCGTGCACGTGATTCAACTATAAGAGATATAGCTGATAAACTATCTGAAACTGCTGAAGCGGCAGAGGCAGCAGCATCTGCTGCTTATACTATGGATGAGCATCGGAGAATTGCTTGTGTGGAAATTGAGCGATTGAAAAAAGATTTAGAGAAGCAACAGGAGTTGTCTGCGCAGAAGGTATACCATTATGCTAGTCCATTTGAAAATTGTTCTTATCTTTTTACCCACTTCTTTTATTTGCAGCTTGAAATTTGAGTTACCGTTAGTAAATGCTTTGGAAAAGTAGCCCATAGCTTTTACTTGCAATGAAATTGTCTGAGTGATcaatttgtctttaatttttattatagctAAAGGAGTATGAGGAAAAGATTACGGGATTAAGCAAAGAAAGAGAGCAGTTAATCAAGCAGACAGAGGCAGCTATTCAGGAGGCAAATATGTGGCGTTCTGAGCTGGCCAAAGCTAGAGAGCATGACGTAATCTTAGAAGCAGCCGTAGTAAGGGCAGAAGAAAAGGTTAGAGTTGCAGAGGCAAATGCCGAAGCTAGGATAAAGGAGGCTGCACAGAGAGAAGCAGCGGCAACAAAAGAGAAGCAGGAGCTCCTAGCATATGTGAACATATTAAAAGAACAACTTCAAaggttcatttttcttttcttatttcttccgTTGCATGAAATGCTTTTAATTAGGTTTTACAAGTATGCTTTCGTTTTCTGACCTAACCTAAAACATACATGGAGTTATTACACATCAATACTCGATagaaacagggaattgaaatgaaattttggatattttgtttatttgttttgtcGAGTTCAATTACTTGGATATGTATATCCAGCTATGAAATGTGCAGCTGTCATGAAAATGAAGTTGACAATGGCCAATGTAACAGGCAACACATTGATACAACTGAAGTTGAGAAGACAGAAGCATGCTCAGATACAAAGCACGTTGACCCGACAGATGAGAATGTGGATAAAGCATGCCTAAGTGTTTCCAGAGCGACTCCCATCCCCACAGAGAATGTAGTTCACATGGCAACCGATCAAGTAAATATTCGACCAGTTGAGGACAGCGAATGGAGCGATATTCAGGCAACAGAGGCAAGGGTAGCCGATGTAAGGGAAGTAGCACCAGAAACTGATGGAAGCAGCTTAGATATTCCTGTGGTTAGCCAACCAGGTGCGAATCATCATCATGAACAAGGATTAGGCTCTTTCCATCAGCCATGATGTTGTTCGCACATGCATACACAGAAATTTTCACCTGTAGGGAATGTAATTATATCATTTGTTGGATGAGCGTGTAAACATAATTATTGATTTTCAGTTGACTAATCTGTTATATGACCTTCCCTTAAAGTGGATACCTTTTCTGATGTAATCGGATTTGGATGTATACAAAATCTGACTTGTAAACTCTCCTAGTCCTAGATATGTACCATTTGTTCATCAACAAATAGAGCAATTTCCAAAACAGTTCATTTCAACTGTGCTTCAACAAATATTGAAGaattgaataattataaaaaGGGCCAGAAGGTGGTTTTATCCTTATGATTCCAATCTTCCCAAAATTCACACCTCTTATGACTCATATTATCAATGGTCTTGCATGGTTATGAGGTAGCTTTCTGCTACAGTAAGTTAATGAACAATTGATTAGTTGTTTTTAAGGTGGCAATAGCTGCACTGCACATCATAGGAATAATTCTAGTTTTTGCAAATTCCTAAAATGAAAGACAACTTGGTTTCTTTGTCATGTCTCTAAATAGCAGACACTAATGACTATGGCTTTCCACAAACTATGATCAACTATACAAATCAAGGAACATCATTTGGACTAATGGGTTCAGTCAAATCCCATATTTCTTGTGTTGAAATTTCATTCTGTATATTGCATTCTTTTCAAAACTAAAGATATTTTGACCACAACATTGTAAAAGGGCAGTGATTTACAACtaagatttggattttgaaatttaaaaagtggTTATTAGTAAACTAAACCAGGAGTGTATTAGGTATaaataaaactatatatgtttatattaaattagcaaaagaacCAAGTGTATGTGAACAATGTCAAAACAAAACTGAAGGCCTATTTTTCATACAAACATACTCTATCAAACTTTCTCACTTCAACCCCAAGAAAAGAATTTGGGGTTAGAGTAAGATAGATATACATTATAGTAATACATGTCACTATTATTGGTAGTAGTAGTACTAGTAGTAGTGTAGTTTTAAGAAGCTAAATACCCTAATAATAATACCCtctcaaaatatatattaaactcTTTAATTACAATCATAGATAAACCTTGGAATTATTAGGGTCAGTGGCAAACTCAACCACAGATCTAAGATCATCCCAATTCTCATTTGCAAACAAGTAATCCTCCACAAGATGGTGCTGGTTCCATGATGAgtatgatgatgatgacaaaGCAGTAGTAGTAATTGTTGTTGGAGCTTGTTGATGATGTATTGATGAATGGTCTAAGAAAAAGTTGTTGTTCCTTTCATCAACATGTCCAATAACAAGAGGCTTCCTTTCACATTGTTGAATGCCCATAGTCATAGTGTTAGTGAAAGTCAAGAATGGCTTGCTATTGTTGTTGTCAGATTCTAAGCTGCATGATATGGAAGTTACTGAGGAATCAGTTTGGTGGTTAATGTTATTGATGGGTTTGTTCATCAGTGGTGATGTTGATGAATCTTTCAAATTTGGTGTGTACTTTTTGTATGTTGGAATCCTTTTGAATATTCTGCATAGTGTCCACACTTCCTGTAATAACCATCCAAATAAAAAGCCtataaaatttttgtaaatataatCTATGATCTACATGAATTCTTAATCAGATAactagttttgtaaaatttttattaagaaaaaataaatatctataaCTTTAATGgactattttataaattataggaAGAGTTTTAAGTATGTCGAAAACACCGgtgttccagttgttttaaccgttgatctgaattataaaaaatatatataatatatattaattgaaatcaacgacCAAAACAACTGGAACACCAGTGTTCTCCGAtacatttgaaattttttttaaattatatatgtatagatagaaaaatagatagatagatagatggattgatcattttgttatttttctttcaaaaagttGACTTGGTCAGAGATGAAGGGACCAAAGATGTAACAATATGAAGAATGGAACATCAAGACCTGTAAAAGTATACCAAGTTCCATTAAGTGCCAATTGACCAGACTCCATTAATAATACAAGTTTGGTGGGGTAATGCAAGAAACTCAAT is a window from the Arachis hypogaea cultivar Tifrunner chromosome 17, arahy.Tifrunner.gnm2.J5K5, whole genome shotgun sequence genome containing:
- the LOC112764830 gene encoding uncharacterized protein; the encoded protein is MATTNGSSPRAAENTENSLEKIKRQLASGSGRNLLQGPLLKRSETLRKWNERWVILDPTTGRMEYKLRRNEPTVKGTIIFDANSTITVSPVNFHGLPKYDGCCFYIGTPQKKDYFLCAETPGAARAWVSTLQATQLVLKAHKEAVNSLSGSGSTKLGTVATVVAAANSTALECSKEIEAAMQISLRNALGMMTTKPTDGPMDDLTIMKETLRVKDEELQNLARDLRARDSTIRDIADKLSETAEAAEAAASAAYTMDEHRRIACVEIERLKKDLEKQQELSAQKLKEYEEKITGLSKEREQLIKQTEAAIQEANMWRSELAKAREHDVILEAAVVRAEEKVRVAEANAEARIKEAAQREAAATKEKQELLAYVNILKEQLQRQHIDTTEVEKTEACSDTKHVDPTDENVDKACLSVSRATPIPTENVVHMATDQVNIRPVEDSEWSDIQATEARVADVREVAPETDGSSLDIPVVSQPGANHHHEQGLGSFHQP